The Periophthalmus magnuspinnatus isolate fPerMag1 chromosome 17, fPerMag1.2.pri, whole genome shotgun sequence sequence aatcCTTATTTATCTTGTATATGTCTGATACATTTTTGGCCTTTttattctgctgctgctgttgttgaacTTTTACTGTACTCTTATTTCATATTAAATGTTGGCATAACAAAGTCTTCTTACATGTACTTCTGTGCTGCAGTTTCTTCTCATGGGGCCCAGACGTGTTGTACGAGCTACACACGGAGCCCCATACCTTTCCACCGCATCACAGGCGTTAAAACACAGACCGTAATGGAAAACTGTGACCTCGATGCCATCATGTAAGAACATACTCCACCTAAAGTTTATGTTAACAATACAAACATATCATAACATATTATGAAATAAGCTATGACATaatagtttatgttttattatattattcattTTCACATCTGAGTTAAACATTGTGTATCAAacataatgttattttattgtctttatcGTTTTATTTATCAtctaatgcattgtttttgtttagtttcgaAACAGTCAAAAAGAACAAGATATGTGCAGACAGAAGAGCTCCGTGGGTGCAAagaattttgaaaatgctgaggTAAAGTGTcaactttactttttacccATTTAGTGTACTTAGTATACAGGTAGAAAGAGATCATTatattctccctctctctctctctccctctctctctcatctcacacacacacacacacacacacacccccacccccacacatgcacccccccccccccacccacacacacccacacccccccacacacacacccacacacacacatgagatgagagatgagagagagagagagagagagacagacagagagagagagagagatttatagatatagatagatatgtattataaaactttttcttttttttttcagtgatcaGTTTAAGAAGTTGGCTAAAGAGCGTCCGGATGTTCGCAGACAAATGCAGATGGACAAAAGTGTAAAGTCTGTGATGGACAACAACAGTGGAGTTTTCTTCAGTTCCACAGAAAGCTCTCAGAACATCACAGAGTCTTTCTACACCTCAGGCAGCACAGAGGCTTTTGTTTGAAGGATTCATGTAGAGTCACAGTTTCCTGGTCTTTGCTGAACTCAAACTATTGTCTCTTGTATCGTGCACTGCTTTTGGTGTCCTCTAGATGGCAGGATTGCTCAGTTATAAATCTATGATATAATTTTCAATTAAATcagacaaaaaatgtatttcataaaaagtaagtgtatttatttgtgagCAAAAGTAAAAGGCTAAATAAGTAAAAggtcctttaaataaatacaataattaataaataatacatattttacattatgcacttttaaatattcaagttcaaaacaaactttaaataaaacagaagtgTTTTCTTCTATGAGCTTGCTCTTACAGTAGTGTTATTCTTGCCTCTGCGGCTTGACCTGTTCAGAGATAAACATAGGTCAGTATTTGAAATAcatgcacacagcacacatgTTAGTCCTGTTTATAGACTCACTCTAGCTCCTTGAGCTTGCTGATCACCCAGTTCTGTTTCCAGTGGCTGCAGATCTCACCCTCTGTGGTCTCAAATCTGAACAAGGAAAGCACAGTTATTGAAGTATTTCTGGGGTATATTTTGTCTGACATATTTcactttaaacaagagagaTGGAAAGGGTCTTACATCACAGCCCGGACACATGGAAGGCTCTTCCACTGGATCCTGTAGCCGGTGATGGGAGCGGTCACAGGGGCGATGCTGGCCTCTGTGCAGCAGGTGGTAATTTTTTGTGCTGTAAAGGTGAGATGATAAAGAACATTTCTTAAATTACTTCAAATTCTCAAATTCAGACAATACAGTAATGAACTAATATAGAAGCAATATCACATTTAACTTACCAGATGACATTGTGACCATAGCCAGGACTCCAGCAAAAATGGCAAAGAGTTGAAGTTTTCTGCTGCACATGTCCATTTCTGGGTTTGAAGGTGCTGTCTGCGGAGTTGGATTGAGCAATCTGGCAGGAGAAAGTACTGGCTTCCCTTGTTCAAACCCTCTTGATTTATACCATAAAAAGAGGAACTGGGAAAATCTGACTGAGAAAATGGTGTCTTCCAAATGATTGCAAAAGACTATTTCTGAGCAGAGTGATGCAACTGTTATTTCCTTGCAAATTCAGtcaacatttttattcagaACGAGACTATTGCCTAAACATATACCGGATCTGAGTGGTCAACGGAACTCGAGCATCCTAATAGCAGTAGATGAGTGATGTGGTCTGTGGGTTTATTAGGTCTACCTGTTGCAGCTCATTGTGGTATCTTTATGTAGcccattttacaaacaaaaaatgacaaaaatatgtatatgttCACATTCTTCCCAATGTAGTGTGTTACCAGTACTGCATGTGGGGCACAGTGGAgtttaaatacaacagaaagGCCTTAATAAGTTAGAAATGAAGCTGTAAAAGTGTTGATTGAGCTTTAAAATTGTTGTGGTAGCATCCGTCTTTATGTACAGGCTCATATTTCCATTGTTTCCATTGTTATCCATTGTTAGGATCAGCTATGAGCGGGAATTTGTGTCTTATAATACTGGGAATTGACAGGAAATATGTAGTTAGTGGGTCATTTATTgagaaaaaagcaaataaataaaagtaaatattgtgCTTACAtgttttcaattattttaacCTCATAACTCCAACTGGGCCTGTGACTTTACATGTTTATGGTCCCATTCTGTATTTAAGAGTTAAGATGTTAGAGTATTGGAACCTGAACTTAAAAATTGCGGagtaaaatattgtaatagGATGTATGAGCCAAATGTATCCTTAGATCAGCAGTATTGAATGGGAAAGACCATGACACACAGTACAAAAGTCAGTATGAGAGtagaaagaggaaggaaggagagtcTGTCCTAACCAAAGACATCAGCCAAAACCACAACTGTCCAGCCAAATATGGACAGCAGGAAAGTCATAAGGGGAAAAGTGATTATGTGTACCGTGATGTCAGTTTCGATACGTAGACTAAtacttaaaatacaaattagGGTCGTTCCAAATGTGTAAAGACCAAAGGAAATCAAATTTATTCACTCCATCGTTATTCATAAGATCTCAAGTAACTACAAGGTCTGGTTACGAAAGGCAACATCTGCaggaaattattttattttattatattttattattttaggtgtttttattattttattattttaggtgTAGTTTCATGTTTGGTCGCCATCTAGTGTTTGTCAGAGAGCAGTCGGCTTACAAACCTAAGTCTGGGAAAATTTAAATATGGTGACCCAGAttcaaaaggttaaataaaatgaacGTAGGAATCTGTGAATAATAATGTGATGAACACAGTTTGATGTACAATATACTCAGAAATGAAAGCAGGCAAAAGGTTAACACTTGTGTACTATTATGagtcagcagagagagagagtattcAGACCATGTGTTACTGTGTTACACAGACCAGAAacaaaagtgtatgtgtgtatttcatGTGAGTAttactgtgtatgtgtgcgtagAACATGTGAGTAGtactgtgtatgtgtgagtagtactgtgtgtgtgtgtgtgggggggggggggggggggggttggggggcgtgtgtgtgtgtgtattttatgtGAGTAGGACTGGGTATGTGTGAGTAGtactttgtatgtgtgtgtagaaTATGTGAGCAGtactgtgtatgtgtatgtagttTATGTGAGTAGtactgtgtatgtgtgaattTTATGTGAGTAgtactgtgtatgtgtgtgtattttatgtGAGTAGGACTGGGTATGTGTGAGTAGtactttgtatgtgtgtgtagaaTATGTGAGTAGtactgtgtatgtgtatgtagttTATGTGAGTAGtactgtgtatgtgtgaattTTATGTGAGTAgtactgtgtatgtgtgtgtagtttaTGTGAGTAgtactgtgtatgtgtgcgtagAACATGtgagtaggtgtgtgtgtgtgtgtgtgtgtgtgtgtgcatgtgggggTGTGAATTTTATGTGAGTAGTACTGTGTATGTGTGAGCAGTACTGTTTATGTATGAGTAGTATATGTGAGCAGTACTATGTATGGATGAGTAGTACTGTGTATATATGAGCAGTACTATGTATGGATGAGTAGTACTGTGTATATGTGAGCAGTACTATGTATGGATGAGTAGTACTGTGTATATGTGAGCAGTACTATGTATGGATGAGTAGTACTGTGTATATATGAGCAGTACTATGTATGGATGAGTAGTACTGTGTATATATGAGCAGTACTATGTATGGATGAGTAGTACTGTGTATATATGAGCAGTACTATGTATGGATGAGTAGTACTGTGTATATATGAGCAGTACTATGTATGGATGAGTAGTACTGTGTATATGTGAGCAGTACTATGTATGGATGAGTAGTACTGTGTATATGTGAGCAGTACTATGTATGGATGAGTAGTACTGTGTATATGTGAGCAGTACTATGTATGGATGAGTAGTACTGTGTATATGTGAGCAGTACTATGTATGGATGAGTAGTACTGTGTATATGTGAGCAGTACTATGTATGGATGAGTAGTACTATAAAACCACTACAACAGTCATGCAAATGAGACCTCTGTGGTGAACAGTTCAGCCCAAAGATTGTACTAAAGTTATAGAGAAAGAAATGACTCAGGTAGGAGTAAAACACACCTGTGGACATATAGTAATTGTAAGAGTAACTATCTAGACCTGACCTCTGATTTAATAGTTTAAGGTTAATAGTAGGAAGAACAAAACTCTAAATAAtggacaaaaatatgaaaaatgaaataatatctGGAAGTGAAgttcaagaaacacaaatattcacagTCCTCATTTATAAAAAATAGAATTCTCACTAAAAGTTTACTTagagactaaactaaaacttcCAAACACTTCACTCTCATCTCTCTAAGCACAAACTGTCTCCTGCTTCATCTCTAAAAGTCCCAACACTCAAAATGTTTGTAGCAGTGTTCATTTTCATGCTCAGATCACAATCTCAACACAGACAGACAAAGTGCTCATTTCCAAATCTAGATCACAATCTCAGCGTGTACAgtcacacatttttgtttgtacaCATGCTCTATTAGAATCATACATTTTACTGCCATTGTCACACACTGAATTCACaatggtgcaacataaaacagtgACTAACAATAGTAGATATAAGCTgtgataaagtaaaaataagggCATACTTtaaaataaggtcaataaaaattaaaattagacTTTGACT is a genomic window containing:
- the LOC117385712 gene encoding C-C motif chemokine 19-like isoform X2; this encodes MRTITVATVLLCLGLVNSAREKAVSSHGAQTCCTSYTRSPIPFHRITGVKTQTVMENCDLDAIIFETVKKNKICADRRAPWVQRILKMLSDQFKKLAKERPDVRRQMQMDKSVKSVMDNNSGVFFSSTESSQNITESFYTSGSTEAFV
- the LOC117385712 gene encoding C-C motif chemokine 20-like isoform X1 — its product is MALMRTITVATVLLCLGLVNSAREKVSSHGAQTCCTSYTRSPIPFHRITGVKTQTVMENCDLDAIIFETVKKNKICADRRAPWVQRILKMLSDQFKKLAKERPDVRRQMQMDKSVKSVMDNNSGVFFSSTESSQNITESFYTSGSTEAFV